The Drosophila bipectinata strain 14024-0381.07 chromosome 2L, DbipHiC1v2, whole genome shotgun sequence genome has a segment encoding these proteins:
- the LOC108124295 gene encoding zinc finger protein weckle: protein MASAQLEEQVTPPAASDWRLWCRLCAKDDVQGNMNVFLKNENSGDGPSGDLSLATAIGKYFWVNISRGEDLPEVICSECLTLVTSLVNFSERITRVQKLYCILQSTGQRDDLNLQELRSRFGLLEEAEVHYLDEKPKLDIREGLLSEESTFELENPLTTVETDEVDEEGEEDLELPAPQHEEEQNHVIDETDEGQPPVEEDEESVLLKLCDAYGISEQGSPGEQSPKKAEKSEKEHQCSECSRTYTHARTLHRHLRQDHGKIESIDSLTCPECSKKFRTRFGLERHMQQGHLPLPDRKQFSCHRCDKKFTSSASAQYHSQYMHLDERPRPVICEQCGVGVHSISALKEHVLKHTDYAPFECEVCRKCFKSATRLKHHKETHDPHKYICPECGMQLNSRPTLNRHRLVHTDQMQHKCDYCGREFKRAKALKNHLILHTGLKPYSCDFCDRTFANGSNCRTHKKKAHPEELAAQEAAGGSKSYNRNIPKLEALKAFTKNKDNLSPVATKQSGCFAFGKKPKAPVKEDVPLEPSAVPNQESEVAPEPADSTDHSVETEPTTEAPSSAIPTIDNIYHQIMINYR, encoded by the exons ATGGCCTCCGCCCAGCTGGAGGAGCAAGTTACCCCACCGGCCGCCAGCGATTGGCGGCTGTGGTGCCGCCTCTGCGCCAAGGACGATGTTCAGGGAAATATGAACGTCTTCCTGAAGAATGAGAACTCCGGAGACGGTCCCTCCGGCGACCTTTCATTGGCTACCGCcattggaaagtatttttgggTAAAT atttccCGTGGCGAGGATTTACCGGAAGTGATATGCAGCGAGTGCCTCACGTTGGTCACATCCTTGGTGAATTTCTCGGAACGAATCACCCGAGTGCAGAAGCTCTACTGTATCCTCCAAAGTACCGGGCAGAGAGATGACTTGAATCTACAGGAACTACGCTCCAGATTTGGCCTGCTAGAGGAAGCTGAGGTGCATTATTTGGACGAGAAGCCAAAACTTGATATTCGGGAAGGATTACTTTCTGAAGAATCAACTTTTGAGTTGGAAAATCCACTAACAACAGTGGAGACTGATGAGGTGGACGAGGAGGGAGAGGAGGATTTGGAGCTGCCAGCTCCACAGCATGAGGAGGAGCAGAACCACGTGATAGATGAGACGGACGAAGGCCAGCCTCCGGTGGAGGAGGATGAAGAATCTGTTCTGCTGAAACTTTGCGATGCTTATGGTATCAGTGAGCAAGGTTCTCCCGGCGAGCAGTCGCCAAAAAAAGCAGAGAAGTCCGAAAAGGAGCACCAATGCAGCGAATGCTCTCGAACTTACACTCATGCTCGTACCCTGCACAGACATTTGAGGCAGGATCACGGAAAGATTGAAAGTATAGACTCGCTGACTTGCCCTGAGTGTTCCAAGAAGTTTCGCACGCGTTTTGGTCTGGAGCGGCATATGCAGCAAGGACACTTGCCCCTTCCAGACCGTAAGCAGTTCTCCTGTCATCGCTGCGATAAGAAGTTCACGAGCAGTGCGTCCGCCCAATATCATTCGCAGTATATGCACCTGGACGAGCGACCCCGACCTGTGATCTGCGAGCAATGCGGCGTGGGTGTGCACTCCATAAGTGCCCTCAAGGAGCACGTTTTGAAGCACACGGACTACGCACCCTTTGAGTGCGAGGTGTGCCGCAAGTGCTTCAAGTCCGCCACCCGCCTAAAGCATCATAAAGAGACCCACGATCCGCACAAGTACATTTGCCCCGAGTGTGGTATGCAGCTGAACTCCCGTCCGACCCTTAACCGCCACCGATTGGTTCACACCGATCAAATGCAGCACAAGTGCGATTACTGCGGCCGGGAGTTCAAAAGGGCCAAGGCACTGAAAAACCACCTAATCCTGCATACGGGCCTGAAGCCGTACTCCTGTGATTTCTGCGATCGGACCTTTGCCAACGGCTCCAACTGTCGGACGCACAAAAAGAAGGCGCATCCCGAGGAGCTGGCCGCCCAAGAGGCGGCGGGCGGATCAAAGAGCTATAACCGAAACATACCTAAGCTGGAGGCTCTCAAGGCGTt caCTAAAAACAAGGATAATCTTTCGCCTGTGGCTACTAAACAAAGTGGGTGCTTtgcttttggaaaaaaaccaaaagctcCAGTCAAGGAGGATGTTCCGTTGGAACCGAGTGCAGTGCCAAATCAGGAATCCGAAGTGGCACCTGAACCCGCAGATTCCACTGATCACTCAGTAGAAACAGAACCCACAACCGAAGCCCCATCCTCCGCCATACCTACGATAGACAACATCTACCATCAAATCATGATTAACTATCgctaa
- the PCNA2 gene encoding proliferating cell nuclear antigen 2: MLEARLGQTLLLKKIVEALKEIISQGTLDCSDSGLQLQSMDNSHVSLVALSLQSDCFEKFRCDRNVSLGLDLKSLAKVLKCANSDDTVTLSASDKPDKLLLSFESGEKERTADYELKLLNLDEDHLGIPDTDYCCTIHMPSAEFARICRDMSMFSESVTIACSKKGIQFSANGDLGSANIKLSEGSKGDVTIEVDDPLTQTFAGRYLNTFTKATPLTERVKICLSAEVPLLVEYAIEDYGYIRYYLAPKVDDADV; this comes from the exons atgttggaGGCGCGATTAGGACAAACCCTTCTTCTGAAGAAGATCGTAGAGGCACTAAAAGAGATAATCTCGCAGGGCACGTTGGATTGCAGTGACTCTGGCCTGCAG CTTCAATCTATGGACAACTCTCATGTCTCACTAGTGGCTCTGAGTCTGCAAAGTGATTGTTTCGAGAAATTCCGTTGCGATCGGAATGTATCACTTGGACTTGACCTCAAATCCCTGGCCAAAGTACTTAAGTGCGCCAACAGCGACGACACTGTGACCCTCAGCGCTAGCGACAAACCGGACAAGCTCCTCCTCAGCTTTGAATCAGGAGAAAAGGAGCGCACCGCGGACTATGAACTAAAGCTACTCAATCTGGATGAGGACCATCTGGGAATACCTGACACCGATTACTGTTGCACTATTCATATGCCATCCGCGGAGTTCGCTCGCATCTGCCGGGACATGAGCATGTTCAGCGAATCGGTCACGATAGCCTGCTCCAAAAAGGGCATCCAATTTTCGGCCAACGGCGACTTAGGATCTGCTAATATAAAGCTAAGTGAAGGCAGCAAGGGGGACGTAACCATCGAAGTGGATGACCCTTTGACACAGACCTTTGCTGGAAGGTATCTGAACACATTCACCAAGGCCACCCCTCTGACAGAGCGTGTAAAGATTTGCCTATCCGCCGAGGTTCCACTGCTTGTGGAATATGCCATCGAAGATTATGGTTACATTCGATATTACCTGGCCCCAAAAGTGGATGATGCCGATGTATAG
- the Hakai gene encoding E3 ubiquitin-protein ligase Hakai, translating into MDTEEVKRGRGRGRGTRARGRGRGRGRGRGKKIDESLAADAAAALAASSAALEDSPGGVEHSEDAVMQDLDKETEMEVASAPEEPPQPAGGVAEMTAPHPQVPQLQQQAVPPVLSQTIDMEADISQLEAPTFTTLSRGPPEPMLRLKWSHKVSLIGEKVLNPMIHCCDQCDKPILVYGRMIPCKHVFCLKCARAEPIKSCPRCNDKVLRVEQSGLGTVFMCTHGGSRYGSSGCRRTYLSQRDLQAHINHRHVQLQPLQPLQPLPQVEPPLELHKQRKLSESSVPTSIPNSIVRPLTRPAPTIGSIAPPGSTQNAIHGNHSTLTLANLARINNANAQDCHQGKASLHQTLKKGQPHHSEAVADASYYSSVLASFGSTAAAVGGAIASGPNSSGAGGGGGGSGVGGSVESGVGGSWQQSQYYR; encoded by the exons ATGGACACCGAGGAAGTTAAAAGGGGCCGTGGACGTGGGCGCGGCACAAGAGCACggggacgaggacgaggacgcgGTCGCGGTCGTGGCAAGAAAATCGACGAGAGCCTAGCCGCTGATGCCGCAGCAGCCCTGGCAGCCAGCAGTGCAGCCTTGGAGGACAGTCCCGGTGGAGTGGAGCACTCGGAGGATGCTGTTATGCAGGACTTGGATAAGGAAACGGAGATGGAGGTAGCCTCCGCTCCAGAAGAACCCCCCCAGCCAGCGGGTGGCGTCGCTGAGATGACAGCTCCACATCCGCAAGTGCCACAACTTCAGCAGCAGGCGGTTCCACCTGTTCTAAGCCAGACAA TTGACATGGAAGCTGACATATCGCAGCTGGAGGCTCCCACCTTTACCACACTGTCGCGCGGTCCTCCAGAGCCCATGTTGCGTCTCAAGTGGAGTCACAAGGTGAGCCTCATCGGAGAGAAGGTGCTCAACCCGATGATTCACTGCTGCGACCAGTGTGACAAGCCGATTCTCGTTTACGGCCGGATGATTCCCTGCAAGCATGTCTTCTGCCTCAAGTGCGCCCGTGCTGAACCGATCAAAAGCTGCCCCCGTTGCAACGACAAAGTACTCCGCGTGGAACAAAGCGGCCTGGGTACGGTTTTCATGTGCACCCACGGAGGTAGTCGGTACGGCAGCTCTGGCTGCCGGAGGACCTACCTCTCGCAACGAGATTTACAGGCACACATCAACCACAGACATGTGCAGTTGCAGCCGCTTCAACCGCTACAGCCTCTGCCGCAGGTGGAACCGCCCCTGGAGTTGCACAAGCAGCGCAAG CTCTCCGAGTCGTCTGTTCCCACCTCAATTCCCAACTCCATCGTCCGCCCTCTAACGCGCCCCGCACCCACCATCGGTAGCATAGCGCCGCCGGGATCCACCCAAAACGCCATCCACGGCAACCACTCAACTCTCACGCTGGCCAATCTGGCGAGGATCAACAACGCCAATGCCCAGGACTGTCACCAAGGCAAAGCCTCGCTACACCAGACTTTGAAGAAGGGTCAGCCTCACCATTCAGAGGCGGTGGCGGATGCCTCCTATTACAGCAGCGTGCTCGCCTCCTTTGGCAGTACAGCAGCAGCGGTGGGAGGCGCCATTGCATCTGGTCCAAATTCcagtggtgctggtggtggtggaggtggaTCGGGAGTCGGTGGCTCCGTCGAATCGGGAGTGGGCGGATCGTGGCAGCAATCGCAATACTACAGATAG
- the Pmvk gene encoding phosphomevalonate kinase — translation MMKIVLISGKRKCGKDYISERLQKKLADRAQIVRISEPIKSEWARKLQLDLAALLSDGPYKEQYRRDMIVWSDEVRARDYGYFCRVAMEEALARRPTPYILVSDVRRKNDIKWFRETYGSDKVLTVRLTSRPETRSARGWVFTAGIDDVPSECDLDDFDGFDVVVANDNEHEQVSIDQILETMKLQ, via the exons ATGATGAAAATTGTACTGATCAGTGGAAAGCGCAAGTGCGGAAAGGATTACATCTCCGAAAGGCTTCAGAAAAA gTTGGCTGACCGGGCACAGATTGTTCGCATCTCGGAGCCCATTAAGTCGGAATGGGCTCGCAAGCTTCAGCTGGATTTGGCGGCCTTGCTCAGCGATGGACCATACAAAGAGCAGTACCGACGAGACATGATTGTGTGGAGCGATGAGGTTCGCGCTCGGGATTACGGATACTTCTGTCGTGTGGCCATGGAAGAGGCATTGGCCCGTCGACCGACACCTTACATTTTGGTCAGCGATGTGAGGCGCAAAAATGACATCAAGTGGTTCCGGGAAACCTATGGCTCCGACAAGGTACTGACTGTGCGGCTCACCTCCCGTCCAGAAACCCGAAGTGCCCGCGGATGGGTCTTTACGGCGGGCATCGACGATGTGCCGTCCGAGTGCGATCTGGACGACTTCGATGGCTTCGACGTAGTGGTGGCCAACGATAATGAGCATGAACAGGTGTCCATTGACCAAATACTGGAGACCATGAAACTGCAGTAA
- the Lamp1 gene encoding lysosome-associated membrane glycoprotein 1 produces MFASKLVICTALLMLSGSVLSQSLLSLKDAKIGEDHPQPDTTTTTTTPRTTKLTTTTTTTTSKPPTPDTTTTTTTSTPAPKTTTTPAPVPTTTHAPQPYPEPSVGTWNATCILLKMAAQFNFTYETKDGNYSHGLLNVPSNATIGDHVCDSKTIQSIELTWGSNTSVESITLQFTKRNDSVVMSQILIHFTVPVDDYPDAKEGQTIQLFHNSTGEFKTPENMSYHCTRAQKLNMTETVDSQKEIGWIRVSQVQVEAFLSEKANGFSTVHDCDSSETSDVVPIAVGIALAGLILVVLISYLCARRRSTSRGYMSF; encoded by the exons ATGTTCGCCAGCAAATTGGTGATATGCACGGCACTGTTAATGCTGAGTGGATCAG TGCTCTCTCAAAGTTTATTGTCGCTAAAGGATGCTAAGATTGGGGAAGACCACCCACAACCAGACACTACCACAACGACTACTACACCAAGAACCACAAAGCTAACAACGACGaccaccacaaccaccagCAAGCCACCAACTCCGGACACCACAACCACTACTACGACATCCACACCAGCACCAAAAACGACCACCACACCCGCTCCGGTACCCACCACGACCCATGCCCCTCAACCTTATCCAGAGCCATCGGTGGGAACTTGGAATGCCACGTGCATTCTCCTCAAGATGGCTGCTCAGTTCAACTTTACTTACGAGACCAAGG ATGGAAATTATTCCCATGGACTACTCAATGTTCCAAGCAACGCCACGATCGGAGACCATGTTTGCGATAGTAAGACTATTCAGTCCATCGAACTGACCTGGGGCTCTAATACTTCGGTGGAATCGATCACCCTTCAGTTCACCAAGAGAAACGATAGCGTTGTGATGTCCCAAATCCTGATTCATTTCACTGTGCCCGTCGATGACTATCCTGATGCCAAGG AGGGCCAAACTATTCAGCTGTTCCATAACAGCACTGGCGAATTCAAGACACCCGAAAATATGTCCTACCATTGCACACGGGCTCAAAAGTTGAACATGACCGAGACTGTGGACTCGCAGAAGGAGATTGGTTGGATTCGCGTCAGCCAAGTCCAGGTGGAGGCGTTCCTTTCGGAGAAGGCCAACGGGTTCTCAACTGTGCACGATTGCGATAGCTCCGAGACCTCGGATGTTGTGCCCATTGCTGTTGGTATTGCCTTGGCCGGTCTGATTTTGGTTGTTCTCATCTCGTATCTCTGTGCCAGACGCCGTTCTACCTCGCGCGGCTACATGAGCTTCTAA
- the nompB gene encoding intraflagellar transport protein 88 homolog: MTTNEQQLPEQTRSETDAVPPPPPTAAGRPRPPTSQLFSRGNLISSRAGGDKTALARPSTAVRAVGYAANNSGSAGQRFDQFFLEKAKQQTLSSANAAVDAAKEVNPQIKYKNLEAKIVKLLESSIVLSWQSSATRSNVDVNPDTKSSLTEALNKAKEAFSLDRTLHRFRDQQGENVYHNFDLTYAVFFNLAEQYERNDLHIEALNTYSIMTKNKMFPQVNQLKINMGNIYYKMGIYQKAVKMYRMALDSVPKTLSQLRLKITENIGVLFVRMGSYSDAASSFEFIMSERGDIKSGIHLVLCYYALGDVEKIKTAFRSLCDVQAGEADTDLDSESQILKLQQQAGNAAGVQDLQKSLDREDNGGADVAVIDAEGGGTYEKVQETVKTSAKEKQRYVLQAIKTDELALYTKNRRNAEKRSITMIVDLISPIIEENYNDGYNWCIEIIKTSNLAWLANELELNKALVYLRQNDVTQAIETLQMYDRKSEGSMTASALTNLSFIYISLGNLEMATHCLNQLQEIGALETSPMALINASIVDLKKQNLSSARDRLERALELQPTNFEANYNLGLVALAQQDYELAEERFELLKAQLMVPHSVQHSHVFYQLAKLQERRLGVGFKASASPGAALQAYLQVLGISAADIDSRLFEKVGSLYEQIQDHQEANQYYNEAYRINMSDISIASSIGSYYIKLQATEKALYYYERAVLADPNDPNLMLRIASCFRNSYLPPKQYLGMFQKIYARFPENLTCVRALMQVTKSLGLTDLHERYANDYARLHKQQQERQNEQRYQQQRLSSATSSSSRMRAVRLSNEERFQENSDLSKSMTYTQSPATFSVQQFDPLGPPAERPRTGMYRGQKSRDDSDDEAEMNAESLLPI, translated from the exons atgaCTACCAATGAGCAACAATTACCGGAGCAAACTAGAAGCGAAACGGATGCAGTTCCTCCGCCGCCACCAACGGCGGCTGGCAGGCCCAGACCTCCCACATCACAGCTTTTTTCA CGAGGAAATCTAATCAGTAGCCGGGCTGGAGGTGACAAAACTGCCTTGGCCCGACCTTCGACTGCTGTTCGGGCCGTGGGCTATGCGGCCAATAACAGCGGCTCTGCTGGCCAAAGGTTTGACCAATTTTTCCTAGAAAAGGCCAAACAACAAACCCTTTCATCGGCCAATGCAGCTGTAGATGCAGCCAAGGAAGTCAA tcCTCAAATCAAGTACAAGAATCTGGAAGCCAAGATTGTTAAGCTTCTGGAATCCTCCATTGTGTTATCCTGGCAAAGTTCTGCTACTCGGTCAAATGTTGATGTTAATCCTGATACCAAATCCTCTCTGACGGAGGCCTTGAACAAAGCCAAGGAAGCATTCTCTTTGGATCGAACTTTGCACCGATTTCGGGATCAACAAGGAGAAAATGTTTACCACAACTTTGATTTAACCTATGCG GTATTTTTCAATTTGGCTGAGCAATATGAACGCAATGATCTGCACATCGAGGCCCTCAACACCTACAGTATTATGACCAAAAACAAGATGTTCCCGCAGGTCAACCAGTTGAAGATCAACATGGGAAATATCTACTACAAGATGGGAATCTACCAAAAGGCCGTCAAGATGTATCGCATGGCCCTGGACTCGGTGCCGAAGACTTTGAGTCAATTGCGTCTGAAGATCACCGAAAACATCGGAGTCCTCTTCGTCCGGATGGGCTCCTATTCGGATGCCGCCTCCAGCTTTGAGTTCATCATGTCGGAGCGCGGTGACATCAAGAGTGGCATCCACCTGGTTCTTTGCTACTACGCTTTGGGGGATGTGGAGAAAATCAAGACGGCGTTTCGCAGCCTGTGCGATGTCCAGGCGGGGGAAGCAGACACCGATCTGGATAGTGAAAGTCAAATCCTGAAACTGCAACAACAGGCTGGAAATGCGGCTGGTGTCCAGGATTTGCAAAAGTCCTTGGATCGGGAGGATAATGGTGGTGCTGATGTGGCGGTTATCGATGCCGAAGGTGGGGGTACCTATGAGAAGGTCCAGGAGACCGTCAAAACCTCGGCCAAGGAAAAACAGCGCTACGTGCTCCAAGCTATTAAGACGGATGAACTTGCTCTGTACACAAAAAATCGAAGGAATGCGGAGAAGAGATCCATTACGATGATAGTTGACTTGATTTCGCCGATAATCGAGGAGAATTATAATGATG GCTACAATTGGTGCATTGAGATCATCAAGACTTCGAATCTGGCCTGGTTGGCCAACGAGCTGGAGCTCAACAAGGCCCTGGTATATTTGCGTCAAAACGATGTAACCCAGGCCATCGAAACTCTGCAGATGTACGATCGCAAGAGTGAAGGATCCATGACAGCCAGTGCTCTGACCAACCTTAGCTTCATCTACATAAGT TTGGGCAATCTGGAGATGGCCACTCATTGCCTCAATCAGCTGCAGGAGATTGGAGCCTTGGAGACGAGTCCAATGGCACTGATTAATGCCAGCATTGTGGATTTGAAGAAACAGAATCTCAGCTCTGCCCGCGATCGCTTGGAACGGGCATTGGAGCTTCAACCAACCAACTTTGAGGCCAACTACAATCTAGGATTAGTGGCTTTGGCACAGCAGGACTATGAGCTAGCTGAGGAGCGATTTGAGCTGCTAAAGGCTCAGTTGATGGTGCCACATTCCGTGCAACATAGTCATGTGTTTTACCAGCTGGCCAAGTTGCAGGAACGTCGCCTAGGAGTCGGATTTAAG GCTAGCGCTTCTCCAGGAGCTGCTTTACAAGCCTACCTCCAGGTTCTGGGCATATCCGCGGCGGATATCGATTCGCGTCTTTTCGAAAAGGTGGGATCCCTGTACGAGCAGATCCAAGATCACCAGGAGGCGAATCAATACTACAATGAGGCGTATCGCATCAACATGAGCGACATTAGCATTGCCAGCTCCATCGGCTCCTACTACATAAAGCTCCAGGCCACAGAAAAGGCACTCTACTACTACGAGCGAGCGGTTCTGGCCGATCCCAATGACCCGAACCTGATGTTACGCATCGCCAGTTGTTTCCGGAACTCGTATCTGCCACCCAAGCAGTATCTGGGAATGTTCCAGAAAATATACGCCCGCTTCCCCGAGAACCTCACCTGTGTGCGGGCCCTGATGCAGGTGACCAAGTCCCTgggcctgaccgatctccatGAGCGGTATGCCAATGACTATGCCCGTCTCCACAAACAACAGCAGGAACGGCAGAATGAGCAGCGTTATCAGCAGCAGCGCCTTTCCTCAGCCACATCCTCCAGCAGCCGGATGAGGG cAGTTCGTCTATCGAACGAGGAAAGGTTCCAGGAGAACAGCGACTTATccaagagcatgacatatacgcAGAGTCCTGCCACGTTTTCTG TTCAACAGTTTGATCCTTTGGGTCCACCAGCGGAACGTCCTCGAACGGGTATGTATCGAGGCCAAAAGAGCAGAGACGACTCGGACGATGAGGCAGAAATGAACGCCGAGAGCTTGTTGCCCATCTAA
- the LOC108124347 gene encoding uncharacterized protein: MALNKIEGVTNISKNLNNWRNVVVFVCQKSRNAHGVSPKVAEEKAAISDAAPGKSMTKTTSFSKNSPVRLFFETAPKPTHDRTIELKKAAAQLSRSNDTLRAHYQQKRNTLKMVKEEVKPQTSSKLTDLMAQNVSTTETSQQAPKKLASKSEDLNASPTSFVDFKPQKRNSGSWQITKSPIKVKKSKSEKKMRQECPKRPVEGDNIISTLRSPQPNNRESRNLNSKSLNNLHMGEVGQNQRRPESFTSSSNPWKFGSVSIPRLNI; the protein is encoded by the exons atggctttaaataaaattgaaggtgtaacaaatatttcaaaaaatcttaataatTGGCGTAATG TCGTTGTGTTTGTGTGTCAGAAGTCACGAAATGCCCATGGCGTGTCGCCCAAAGTGGCCGAAGAAAAGGCTGCTATAAGCGATGCTGCTCCGGGGAAATCTATGACGAAGACTACATCGTTTTCCAAGAACTCACCAGTAAGATTGTTTTTCGAGACAGCTCCAAAGCCGACTCATGACAGGACCATCGAACTGAAGAAGGCTGCCGCCCAGCTAAGTCGCAGCAACGACACTCTCAGAGCCCATTACCAACAGAAGCGAAATACCTTGAAAATGGTAAAGGAGGAGGTGAAGCCGCAGACTAGTTCGAAGCTCACCGATCTGATGGCCCAGAATGTCTCAACCACGGAGACCAGCCAGCAGGCACCTAAGAAACTCGCCAGCAAGAGTGAGGATTTGAATGCGAGTCCTACCAGCTTTGTAGATTTTAAGCCGCAAAAGAGGAATTCAGGGTCTTGGCAGATCACAAAATCTCCCATTAAGGTCAAGAAATCAAAGTCTGAGAAGAAGATGCGTCAAGAGTGTCCAAAGAGACCAGTGGAAGGTGATAATATTATATCCACTTTAAGATCACCTCAACCAAATAATCGGGAAAGCagaaatttaaattctaaaagCCTGAACAACTTGCATATGG GTGAGGTTGGGCAGAACCAAAGGCGCCCAGAGAGTTTTACCAGTTCCAGTAATCCATGGAAATTCG GTTCTGTATCCATACCCCGTTTAAACATTTAG
- the LOC108124326 gene encoding uncharacterized protein encodes MCSFPCYPCAALCPCGGSGPSGFYDPCFGAYNGPFNSWCGVSGPGYWGGRCC; translated from the coding sequence ATGTGCAGCTTTCCTTGCTATCCCTGCGCCGCCCTGTGCCCCTGCGGTGGAAGTGGACCCAGTGGATTCTACGATCCATGCTTTGGAGCCTACAACGGTCCATTCAACTCCTGGTGTGGGGTTAGTGGACCCGGCTACTGGGGAGGTCGCTGCTGCTAA
- the LOC108124274 gene encoding uncharacterized protein has protein sequence MSESPIKSSSSSAKKCKISENNAEDSAGHASSSQRVSSKASSNILILNNDCLERIFSLLSVKDQLNLARSNREIERKYRNYAQRKYKHLTKSITTTLADSDLEYLVEQVNEHVISYESPLDPSSTAEEQLWLLRMHCPVLRRLTMTFRRPRWPDLNQLKNINTLHALVRFSSNDVYEKFFFNLSENLPSLRKLVLEAPGYNGKGLHVLEKLQHLEIDGISEFEAKYLTDCCLKMKNLNFLKIGIVTKNLSNETFSAIVTNCRNLETLDFPDHELPDYVAFERVCELPRLKHIIIPFARLQRPGFIEGLVRRTGTPLESLILFGTHLFKEQIEHICDITSLRELWLGSKDDDFSVKCFMKLKSIEYLHVGMPAITNKHLLELLLGCPRLRVLNVVYSCPNITSDFISLLNRSSKKITETNRETISIYLEDSRVDWKGNSSFQLDNIQIIKGRLEEAPILMKKELNVE, from the coding sequence ATGAGCGAATCGCCTATAAAAAGCTCTTCCTCGAGTGcaaaaaagtgcaaaatcAGTGAAAATAATGCGGAAGATTCAGCTGGGCATGCTTCAAGCTCCCAGAGAGTTTCATCCAAAGCCTCGTCCAATATTTTAATCCTGAACAACGATTGCTTAGAAAGAATATTTTCACTTCTAAGCGTAAAAGATCAGTTGAATTTGGCGCGTTCCAATCGGGAAATAGAACGCAAGTACAGGAACTACGCCCAGCGGAAGTACAAACACCTCACTAAATCCATCACCACCACCCTCGCGGATTCTGATCTGGAATATCTAGTGGAACAAGTCAACGAGCATGTGATCAGCTATGAGTCACCACTGGATCCCTCCTCCACAGCCGAGGAGCAGTTGTGGTTACTAAGAATGCACTGCCCTGTGCTGCGGCGCCTCACGATGACTTTCAGGCGACCCCGATGGCCGGACTTGAACCAATTGAAGAATATAAACACTCTTCATGCCTTGGTAAGGTTTAGTAGCAATGATGTCTATGAGAAGTTCTTCTTCAATCTATCAGAAAATCTACCGAGCCTGAGAAAGCTAGTCTTGGAAGCTCCCGGGTACAATGGGAAAGGACTCCACGTGCTGGAGAAACTACAGCATCTAGAGATAGATGGCATTTCCGAATTCGAGGCCAAATACCTTACCGATTGTTGCTTGAAGATGAAAAATCTGAACTTTCTTAAAATTGGAATAGTGACCAAAAACCTAAGCAACGAAACCTTCTCCGCGATTGTCACGAACTGCCGGAACTTGGAAACGCTAGACTTTCCCGATCACGAACTTCCCGATTATGTAGCATTCGAAAGGGTTTGTGAGCTGCCCCGCCTGAAGCACATAATAATTCCCTTTGCGCGTCTTCAAAGACCGGGTTTCATCGAGGGACTTGTACGTAGGACAGGCACTCCTCTAGAGAGTCTTATTCTGTTTGGAACGCATCTGTTTAAGGAGCAGATAGAGCATATCTGTGATATTACCTCCCTCAGAGAACTCTGGCTAGGCAGCAAAGACGACGATTTCAGTGTCAAATGCTTCATGAAGCTAAAATCTATTGAATACCTACATGTGGGTATGCCAGCCATTACTAATAAGCACTTGTTGGAACTGCTGCTTGGATGCCCACGCCTACGGGTCTTGAATGTGGTATATTCTTGCCCGAATATTACTTccgattttatttctttactAAATCGTTCTTCGAAGAAGATTACGGAAACCAATCGTGAAACAATTTCCATATATTTAGAGGACTCTCGTGTGGATTGGAAAGGAAACTCTAGCTTTCAACTCGACAACATTCAAATCATAAAAGGCCGTCTAGAGGAAGCTcctattttaatgaaaaaggAGCTCAATGTTGAATAA
- the LOC108124369 gene encoding male-specific sperm protein Mst84Dc-like: MCCSYPCCPYAALCPCGGLGPSGFYDPCFGSFLGPCNTWCGPSGPGFWGGRCC, translated from the coding sequence ATGTGCTGTAGTTATCCTTGCTGTCCCTATGCTGCCCTGTGCCCTTGCGGTGGCTTGGGACCCAGTGGATTCTACGACCCCTGCTTTGGATCCTTCCTTGGTCCGTGTAATACCTGGTGCGGTCCAAGTGGTCCAGGGTTCTGGGGAGGACGGTGCTGTTAA